A portion of the Coraliomargarita parva genome contains these proteins:
- the gmd gene encoding GDP-mannose 4,6-dehydratase — translation MKKALITGITGQDGSYLAELLLEKGYEVHGIIRRASTFNTDRIDHLYKDPHINGTKMFLHYGDLADGVQMVKLLYDLKPDEIYHLGAQSHVRVSFDVPEYTGDVTGLGTLRILEAIREVGLDNKCRFYQASSSEMFGLVQEVPQTEKTPFYPRSPYGCAKVYAYWLTVNYRESYNLHATNGILFNHESPRRGETFVTRKITRAATRIKMGLQDKLYLGNLDAQRDWGYAKEYVEAMWLMLQQDKGDDYVMATNETHSVKQFVQETFGLLDLDWEKYVEYDKRYERPTEVDLLIGDPSKAKKQLNWEPKVRFKDLVKIMVDADLVLAKQELAYKQAVENI, via the coding sequence ATGAAAAAAGCTCTCATTACTGGCATCACCGGGCAAGACGGTTCTTATCTTGCCGAGCTCCTGCTCGAAAAGGGGTACGAGGTTCACGGCATCATCCGTCGTGCATCCACGTTTAACACCGACCGTATCGATCACCTGTACAAGGACCCGCACATTAACGGCACTAAGATGTTCCTGCACTATGGCGACTTGGCAGACGGGGTGCAAATGGTGAAGCTACTCTATGATCTCAAGCCCGACGAAATTTACCACTTGGGTGCCCAATCGCACGTGCGTGTGTCCTTTGACGTGCCGGAATATACCGGCGACGTGACCGGCCTCGGCACACTTCGTATTCTTGAAGCCATCCGTGAAGTCGGTTTGGACAACAAGTGCCGCTTCTACCAAGCCTCCTCTTCCGAGATGTTCGGTTTGGTGCAGGAAGTGCCGCAAACCGAAAAAACACCGTTCTATCCGCGTTCGCCCTATGGTTGTGCCAAAGTCTATGCCTACTGGCTGACCGTGAATTACCGGGAATCGTACAATTTGCACGCGACCAACGGTATCCTCTTCAATCACGAGTCGCCCCGCCGTGGTGAGACTTTCGTCACCCGTAAGATCACCCGTGCCGCGACCCGCATCAAGATGGGGCTGCAGGACAAACTCTACCTGGGTAACCTCGATGCCCAGCGCGACTGGGGCTACGCCAAGGAATATGTCGAGGCGATGTGGCTCATGCTTCAGCAGGACAAGGGTGACGACTACGTCATGGCAACCAACGAAACCCACTCGGTGAAGCAATTCGTGCAAGAGACCTTCGGGCTGTTGGATCTCGATTGGGAAAAGTATGTCGAATACGACAAGCGCTATGAACGCCCGACTGAGGTGGATCTTCTGATCGGCGATCCGTCCAAGGCGAAGAAGCAGCTGAACTGGGAGCCCAAGGTGCGGTTCAAGGACCTGGTCAAGATCATGGTTGATGCTGACCTCGTACTGGCCAAGCAGGAGCTTGCCTACAAGCAGGCTGTCGAAAATATTTAA
- a CDS encoding M14 family metallopeptidase, with product MIKRVNADQLLRQLESAAKAAGFQVETYGRIGSWPLQAYTREGDATGRQVYLSAGIHGDEPAGPLALLDLLEAKQLPNQHHYAICPLMNPAGYEADTRENHEGIDLNRDYRDFRSEEIRSHCRWATTRLDSLDTCLHLHEDWESKGFYLYELNFGKQPGYANTILQSTLAYLPTETAAEIDGRAAANGLICPERLPQLEEGHPEAIYFQQKFGGLNYTLETPSSFPLELRIAALKAAVLAVL from the coding sequence ATGATAAAACGAGTCAACGCCGATCAGTTGCTAAGACAGCTGGAATCCGCCGCCAAGGCTGCCGGATTCCAAGTCGAAACCTACGGTCGGATCGGTTCGTGGCCACTTCAAGCTTATACCCGAGAGGGTGACGCCACCGGCCGCCAGGTCTACTTGTCCGCCGGCATCCATGGAGATGAGCCGGCCGGCCCGCTTGCGCTCCTGGACCTCCTGGAAGCCAAGCAGCTTCCCAACCAGCACCATTATGCCATTTGCCCACTAATGAATCCTGCCGGCTATGAAGCCGATACCCGCGAAAATCACGAGGGCATCGACCTGAACCGCGACTACCGGGACTTCAGAAGCGAAGAGATCCGCAGCCACTGCCGCTGGGCCACGACCCGACTAGACTCGCTGGACACCTGCTTACACCTGCACGAAGACTGGGAAAGCAAGGGCTTCTACCTCTACGAGCTCAATTTCGGCAAGCAGCCGGGCTATGCCAACACCATCCTTCAGTCCACCCTAGCCTACCTTCCAACCGAAACGGCCGCTGAGATCGACGGCCGAGCGGCAGCCAATGGTCTGATCTGCCCGGAGCGACTCCCCCAGCTGGAGGAGGGACATCCCGAAGCCATCTATTTCCAGCAGAAATTCGGAGGCTTGAACTACACCCTGGAGACCCCGTCCAGCTTTCCGCTGGAATTACGCATCGCGGCATTAAAGGCCGCCGTGCTGGCAGTCCTGTAG
- a CDS encoding GDP-L-fucose synthase family protein, with product MNKTSKIYVAGHRGMVGSAVVRALKARGFENIVTRSRKELDLTSQADVRAFYAEAKPDVAVIAAAKVGGIHANNTYPAEFMFENLAIAQNTIDEAYRAGVGRVLFLGSTCIYPKFAEQPIKEDSLLTSPLEPTNEAYAIAKIAGLKMCQFYRRQYGVLFHSAMPTNLYGPGDNYHAQNSHVLPALMRRFHEAKETSAPEVAIWGTGTPLREFLHADDAADGILHLLQLDNPPDWVNLGCGTDISIGDLARLVMTVTGYQGELTFDTSKPDGTPRKLTDISLIKSTGWEPKIPIEEGVAMAYQSFLKEQADGTLRE from the coding sequence ATGAATAAGACTTCCAAGATATACGTGGCCGGTCATCGCGGGATGGTTGGTTCCGCTGTGGTGCGTGCCCTGAAGGCGCGGGGATTTGAGAACATCGTGACCCGCAGTCGCAAAGAGCTGGACCTGACCAGCCAAGCGGATGTCCGGGCGTTCTATGCTGAAGCGAAACCGGATGTGGCGGTGATTGCCGCGGCCAAGGTCGGTGGGATCCACGCCAATAACACCTATCCGGCGGAGTTCATGTTCGAGAATCTGGCCATTGCCCAGAACACGATCGACGAGGCCTACCGTGCCGGAGTCGGGCGTGTGCTCTTCCTCGGCAGCACTTGTATTTATCCGAAATTCGCCGAGCAGCCGATCAAAGAAGATTCTCTTCTCACGTCGCCGCTGGAGCCGACCAACGAGGCCTACGCGATCGCCAAGATCGCGGGTTTGAAAATGTGCCAGTTCTACCGTCGTCAATACGGGGTCCTGTTTCATTCCGCTATGCCGACCAACCTTTACGGTCCCGGGGATAACTACCATGCGCAGAATTCGCATGTGTTGCCGGCCCTGATGCGCCGCTTCCACGAAGCCAAGGAAACTTCGGCTCCCGAAGTCGCGATCTGGGGCACGGGCACACCGCTGCGCGAGTTCCTTCATGCGGACGACGCTGCGGATGGTATCCTGCACTTGCTGCAGCTGGATAATCCGCCGGACTGGGTGAACCTGGGCTGCGGGACCGATATCTCGATTGGCGACCTGGCGCGACTGGTCATGACCGTGACCGGCTACCAGGGCGAATTGACTTTCGATACCAGTAAGCCCGACGGCACGCCGCGAAAGCTGACTGATATCTCGCTCATCAAGTCGACTGGCTGGGAGCCTAAGATTCCGATCGAAGAAGGCGTGGCGATGGCCTACCAGTCATTCCTGAAGGAGCAGGCTGACGGTACGCTCCGGGAGTAG
- a CDS encoding helix-turn-helix domain-containing protein — protein sequence MKQGPKIVAIASDLNFRHAAEIFNGINDYLYSRRLDWQLVPLNFGFEARLMELAQSGRLDGAIGTFVSDRWLSGLKETGVQAVNLYHFSKIDTVSSVSVDDSYMGVLAARHLLEQGAQHLAFYADSMHYATELRWEGFQTAQGKKPVTRWSSQLPIEQQFAARDHQSRPEGIYCTNDRLARRVIQAAKQSGRVLGKDLLVLGTDDDASESVFAGIGISSFSIPARQIGKQAAQCMERALNGSEDMIREYLIDAIELVARESSLAQGRGRIAQRATQYIRDHLQDPSLDINQIAQQVGSSRRTLELAFVTHYGTSPHKQLTQLRLERARQMLESTNRSISEIAEACGYPEIHYFSAWFKKQSGLSPKQYRHSRLNEAEA from the coding sequence ATGAAACAAGGTCCAAAGATTGTGGCCATCGCCTCCGACCTGAATTTCCGGCACGCCGCCGAGATCTTCAACGGGATCAACGATTACCTGTACTCACGACGACTCGACTGGCAACTGGTACCGTTGAATTTCGGCTTTGAAGCCCGACTCATGGAACTTGCGCAATCAGGCCGGCTGGATGGAGCGATCGGGACCTTTGTCAGCGACCGCTGGCTAAGCGGACTGAAAGAGACCGGCGTCCAGGCCGTCAACCTGTACCATTTCTCCAAAATCGACACAGTCTCGTCAGTCAGTGTGGATGACAGCTACATGGGGGTCTTAGCCGCCCGTCATTTACTGGAACAGGGCGCACAACACCTCGCTTTCTACGCGGATTCCATGCACTATGCGACCGAGCTCCGGTGGGAGGGCTTCCAAACGGCTCAAGGTAAGAAGCCAGTCACACGCTGGTCCTCTCAGTTACCGATTGAGCAACAATTCGCAGCAAGAGACCATCAATCACGCCCGGAAGGCATCTACTGCACCAACGACCGACTCGCCCGGCGCGTCATCCAAGCCGCCAAGCAGTCAGGACGGGTCCTGGGCAAAGACTTACTCGTGCTGGGCACCGACGATGACGCCTCGGAGTCCGTCTTTGCGGGGATCGGCATCAGTAGTTTTAGCATCCCCGCACGGCAAATCGGCAAGCAAGCGGCCCAGTGTATGGAACGCGCCCTGAACGGGAGTGAAGACATGATTCGTGAATACCTGATCGATGCAATCGAACTGGTGGCACGGGAGTCCAGCCTAGCCCAGGGACGGGGCCGCATCGCCCAACGCGCCACCCAATACATCCGGGATCACCTGCAGGATCCTTCACTCGACATCAATCAAATCGCCCAGCAGGTGGGAAGCTCTCGCCGCACACTCGAACTGGCATTCGTCACACATTACGGGACGAGCCCACATAAGCAGCTCACCCAGCTACGATTGGAGCGCGCTCGCCAGATGCTCGAAAGCACAAACCGCAGTATCTCGGAAATAGCAGAAGCCTGCGGATACCCCGAGATCCACTATTTCTCCGCATGGTTTAAAAAGCAGAGCGGTCTGTCTCCGAAGCAGTATCGCCACTCACGCCTAAACGAAGCGGAGGCATAG
- a CDS encoding GxxExxY protein: protein MDEYTELTGKIIGAAMEVHSYWGPGLIESIYEKSLAHELSLRGIEVKRQVKLQLKYKDLELDDDFALDLIADGKVIVELKVVKELAPIHQAQLMTYMKLTGCKVGLLINFNVVHLKEGIRRLALPE from the coding sequence ATGGATGAATATACGGAACTAACTGGAAAAATCATCGGTGCGGCGATGGAAGTCCACAGTTACTGGGGGCCGGGACTGATCGAAAGTATCTACGAGAAAAGTCTCGCGCATGAACTGAGCTTACGCGGGATTGAGGTAAAGCGGCAGGTAAAACTCCAACTCAAATACAAGGACCTGGAACTGGATGACGACTTCGCGCTCGACCTAATCGCAGATGGCAAAGTCATCGTCGAACTGAAGGTCGTCAAAGAACTCGCACCGATCCATCAGGCTCAGCTCATGACCTACATGAAACTAACCGGTTGCAAAGTTGGATTGCTAATCAACTTCAATGTCGTGCATCTAAAGGAAGGTATCCGAAGACTCGCTTTACCGGAATAG